The Halorussus salinus genome includes a region encoding these proteins:
- a CDS encoding DUF7269 family protein, translating into MIPRLLGRASAKLQRPRSLAYIGGASLLLAVGVAFVPWLFPAAIFRPLSALVASPTSILVVAGAVGLLGVQAFRKSATSSADGEGEERTTHLTFPKEPERAHYDEYRTTGHEIDSVFDADPDETREFASRRRKAEGRIRRTAVRVLAEVERIGDEEAAERIAAGTWTDDPRAAAFLGGRRLAPLRVRIRDWASGERFERWATHAVEEIAAIDRDERLQVAREPASGGEDAGANWFETESDAFDADSGDFDTELDELEALDAELRESGEPGTDGERDAETGPEEVAR; encoded by the coding sequence ATGATACCCCGCCTCCTCGGGCGAGCGAGCGCGAAGCTCCAACGGCCCCGGAGTCTCGCGTACATCGGCGGCGCGTCGCTACTCCTCGCGGTCGGCGTCGCGTTCGTGCCGTGGCTGTTTCCCGCCGCGATTTTCCGGCCCCTCTCGGCGCTGGTCGCCTCGCCGACCTCGATTCTGGTCGTGGCCGGAGCGGTCGGCCTGCTGGGCGTGCAGGCGTTCCGCAAGAGCGCGACCTCCTCGGCCGACGGCGAAGGCGAGGAGAGAACGACTCACCTGACGTTCCCGAAGGAACCCGAGCGCGCCCACTACGACGAGTACCGGACGACCGGCCACGAGATAGACTCGGTGTTCGACGCGGACCCCGACGAGACGCGGGAGTTCGCCTCTCGCCGCCGGAAAGCCGAGGGTCGCATCCGCCGGACCGCGGTGAGAGTCCTCGCCGAGGTCGAGCGCATCGGCGACGAGGAGGCCGCCGAGCGAATCGCGGCGGGGACGTGGACCGACGACCCCCGCGCGGCCGCCTTCCTCGGCGGGCGTCGCCTCGCGCCGCTCCGGGTCCGCATCCGCGATTGGGCCAGCGGCGAGCGGTTCGAGCGGTGGGCGACTCACGCCGTCGAGGAGATAGCGGCCATCGACCGCGACGAGCGGTTGCAGGTCGCTCGGGAGCCAGCGTCCGGCGGGGAAGACGCCGGAGCGAACTGGTTCGAGACCGAGTCGGACGCGTTCGACGCCGACTCGGGCGACTTCGACACCGAACTGGACGAGTTGGAGGCGCTCGACGCCGAACTGCGCGAGTCGGGCGAACCCGGAACTGACGGCGAGCGAGACGCCGAGACCGGCCCCGAGGAGGTGGCGCGATGA
- a CDS encoding DUF4129 domain-containing protein: MSRERRRAALAALCVLAVALAATLLPASGFGTQPAGVGVGDGGDPSVPSGGGGTDTVEQSPEATAPTATTTQDDGSETTEETETTTTTATTTTAASPDYDGGGGGDLLAGLATGIFGLLGAVAIVGFWTGTLAVTGRAAGAIPFTLTVGGTPVGELVGRVPTRTMATVVALSSSVPRLLDDAAGLAGAVGRSLGSLLGGVGRGGVEALRVGAQGLALTVTAIPRAFAGLAGGVGIFSSVGNVSMPSLGRGGSDASDAAGGRTPAAADEQADPAPPTVEEAWEAMRERVPVRNRRARTPGEVARAAARRGYPADAVRRLTEAFREVRYGDLPRDARTDDARSALDRLRDYWRGEK, translated from the coding sequence GTGTCCCGCGAACGCCGCCGCGCCGCCCTCGCCGCCCTCTGTGTCCTCGCGGTCGCGCTCGCCGCCACCCTACTGCCCGCCAGCGGATTCGGAACCCAACCCGCTGGCGTCGGCGTGGGTGACGGCGGCGACCCGAGCGTCCCCTCCGGCGGAGGTGGCACCGATACCGTCGAACAGTCCCCCGAAGCGACCGCGCCGACCGCCACGACGACCCAAGACGACGGGTCCGAGACGACGGAAGAAACCGAAACGACGACCACCACCGCGACCACGACGACCGCCGCGTCCCCCGACTACGACGGCGGCGGCGGGGGCGACCTCCTCGCCGGACTCGCCACCGGCATCTTCGGACTCCTCGGTGCCGTCGCCATCGTCGGGTTCTGGACCGGCACGCTCGCCGTGACCGGTCGCGCGGCCGGAGCCATCCCGTTCACGCTCACCGTCGGCGGCACGCCCGTCGGCGAACTCGTCGGGCGCGTGCCGACCCGGACGATGGCGACCGTGGTCGCGCTCTCGTCGTCGGTCCCCCGACTGCTGGACGACGCCGCGGGCCTCGCCGGAGCGGTCGGCCGGAGCCTCGGGAGCCTCCTCGGGGGCGTCGGGCGGGGAGGCGTCGAAGCCCTCCGCGTCGGCGCGCAGGGCCTCGCACTGACCGTCACCGCGATTCCGCGCGCGTTCGCCGGACTGGCCGGAGGAGTCGGCATCTTCTCCAGCGTCGGCAACGTCTCGATGCCGAGCCTCGGCCGCGGCGGGAGCGACGCGAGCGACGCCGCGGGCGGTCGAACGCCCGCCGCTGCGGACGAGCAGGCCGACCCGGCCCCGCCCACCGTCGAGGAGGCGTGGGAAGCGATGCGCGAGCGCGTGCCGGTCCGGAACCGGCGCGCTCGGACCCCCGGAGAGGTCGCGCGCGCCGCGGCCCGGCGGGGCTACCCCGCAGACGCGGTGCGGCGACTCACCGAGGCGTTCCGGGAAGTCCGGTACGGCGACCTGCCCCGCGACGCCCGAACCGACGACGCGCGCTCGGCGCTCGACCGACTCCGCGACTACTGGAGGGGCGAGAAATGA
- a CDS encoding M48 family metallopeptidase: MSRDTASNSRDGSSDSRDAGSTPRDSTSNSGPPDDPLRAGDSANRSGHTLGLSSRIALTLALVLAADAAFVAVLAYLFRPWLAALAGDFASAGGAGAGSGVGWFALAALVAPATLALAWAQLTYTRREALAAADARPVSESERPDLHARVRRLAQTAGVSPPRVALAETDVANSFTVGDLRGGTVVVSTGLLDRLSDEEVDAVLAHELAHLQNRDAAVMTLATFLPALANDDYSLFSEVAGPLKSLALGVAALFGYAASTALVGAPVFSLESLLAFGGFVVFTALFGGVALGLLALPVAVLSGRLSRYREFAADRAGALTAGDPAAMASALATLDADAPATPTEDVRAHSVRELCFLPHGIVARGESADGTTGRSSSADDPLAGLPVEVPTHPPTAERIARLRDLAAEERGGYR, translated from the coding sequence ATGTCACGAGACACCGCCTCGAACTCGCGGGACGGCTCCTCGGACTCCCGAGACGCCGGTTCGACCCCGCGGGACTCGACCTCGAACTCCGGCCCGCCGGACGACCCGCTCCGCGCGGGCGATTCGGCGAACCGCTCGGGCCACACGCTCGGCCTATCCTCTCGCATCGCCCTGACGCTCGCGCTCGTCCTCGCGGCGGACGCCGCCTTCGTCGCGGTCCTCGCCTACCTCTTCCGGCCGTGGCTGGCCGCGCTCGCAGGCGATTTCGCCTCGGCGGGCGGCGCCGGGGCCGGGTCGGGGGTCGGGTGGTTCGCGCTCGCGGCGCTCGTCGCGCCCGCCACGCTCGCGCTCGCGTGGGCACAACTCACGTACACGCGCCGGGAGGCGCTCGCGGCCGCCGACGCACGCCCGGTTTCGGAGTCCGAGCGCCCGGACCTCCACGCTCGGGTGCGCCGCCTCGCCCAGACCGCGGGCGTCTCTCCGCCGCGGGTCGCCCTCGCGGAGACCGACGTGGCCAACAGTTTCACGGTGGGGGACCTGCGGGGCGGGACCGTCGTCGTCTCGACGGGCCTGCTCGACCGTCTCTCCGACGAGGAGGTAGACGCGGTGCTGGCCCACGAACTCGCGCACCTCCAGAACCGCGACGCCGCGGTGATGACGCTGGCGACGTTCCTGCCCGCGCTGGCCAACGACGACTACTCGCTGTTCTCCGAGGTGGCCGGTCCCCTGAAGTCGCTCGCGCTCGGGGTCGCGGCCCTGTTCGGCTACGCCGCCAGCACCGCGCTGGTCGGCGCGCCCGTCTTCAGTTTGGAGTCGCTCCTCGCGTTCGGCGGGTTCGTCGTCTTCACGGCGCTGTTCGGCGGGGTCGCGCTCGGCCTGCTGGCGCTCCCAGTCGCGGTCCTGAGCGGCCGCCTCTCGCGCTACCGGGAGTTCGCCGCCGACCGCGCCGGGGCGCTGACCGCGGGCGACCCCGCGGCGATGGCTAGCGCGCTGGCGACGCTGGACGCCGACGCGCCCGCGACCCCGACCGAGGACGTGCGCGCCCACAGCGTTCGGGAACTCTGCTTCCTACCTCACGGCATCGTCGCGCGCGGCGAGTCGGCGGACGGGACGACCGGTCGGTCCTCGTCGGCCGACGACCCGCTCGCGGGTCTCCCCGTCGAGGTGCCGACCCATCCGCCGACCGCCGAGCGAATCGCGCGACTGCGGGACCTCGCGGCCGAGGAGCGCGGCGGCTATCGGTAG
- a CDS encoding DUF7344 domain-containing protein yields MTGDPAAGEDRSGGPLELDEVLTLLSDRYRRHCLACLDGLPAPVTLEGLTDQVAGREFQQPPDKVSMIKRTQIATALHHTHLPKLEESGIIVYDTDEGKVTDISIEPPLTGFLDKIRRHEG; encoded by the coding sequence ATGACCGGCGACCCCGCCGCTGGCGAGGACCGAAGCGGCGGGCCTCTGGAACTCGACGAGGTACTCACGCTTCTCAGCGACCGCTATCGTCGCCACTGCCTCGCCTGTCTCGACGGACTCCCCGCGCCGGTGACGCTGGAGGGACTGACCGACCAAGTGGCCGGGCGGGAGTTCCAACAACCGCCCGACAAGGTGTCGATGATAAAGCGGACCCAAATCGCGACGGCGCTCCACCACACCCACCTGCCGAAACTGGAGGAGTCGGGCATCATCGTCTACGACACCGACGAGGGGAAAGTGACCGATATCTCCATCGAACCGCCGCTGACGGGCTTCCTCGACAAGATTCGGCGTCACGAAGGGTAG
- the sufB gene encoding Fe-S cluster assembly protein SufB produces the protein MSSEELQETNTEERFEFKKDESAALRSDKGLTEEVVRLISEDKDEPDWMLDRRLRALEHWQNMPMPTDWPGQPDLTKLDVEEIVPYIRPDVDKREGADSWDDLPEDIQDTFEKLGIPEAERKALSGVGAQYESEVVYQNMQEQWEEKGVVFCNMDEAVKEHEDIVKEYFMTSCVPPSDNKFAALHGAVWSGGSFVYVPEDVTVEMPVQAYFRMNSEGMGQFEHTLIIAEEGSEVHYIEGCSAPKYGTHNLHSGGVEVFVGEDAHVQYSTVQNWSKNTFNLNTKRALVEKGGRMEWVSGSMGSKATMLYPCSILKGRGASANHISIAFAGEGQDIDTGAKVYHNAPHTKSTIESKSISKDGGRTNYRGLVQISEGAEHSSTAVECDALMFDNESTSDTMPYMEIDESKVDVAHEATVGKIGDEDVFYLQSRGLDDDDAKQMIVSGFIEPLTEELPIEYAVELNRLIELEMEGSLG, from the coding sequence ATGAGTAGTGAAGAGCTTCAAGAAACCAACACCGAGGAGCGCTTCGAGTTCAAGAAAGACGAGAGCGCGGCGCTCAGGTCCGACAAGGGGCTGACCGAGGAGGTCGTCCGCCTCATCAGCGAGGACAAGGACGAACCCGACTGGATGTTAGACCGGCGGCTCCGGGCGCTGGAACACTGGCAGAACATGCCGATGCCGACCGACTGGCCCGGCCAGCCGGACCTCACGAAACTCGACGTGGAGGAAATCGTGCCGTACATCCGCCCCGACGTGGACAAGCGCGAGGGCGCGGACAGTTGGGACGACCTGCCCGAGGACATCCAAGACACCTTCGAAAAGTTGGGGATTCCGGAGGCGGAGCGCAAAGCCCTCTCCGGCGTCGGTGCCCAGTACGAGTCCGAAGTCGTCTACCAGAACATGCAGGAGCAGTGGGAGGAGAAGGGCGTCGTGTTCTGTAACATGGACGAGGCGGTGAAGGAACACGAGGACATCGTGAAGGAGTACTTCATGACCAGTTGCGTCCCGCCGAGCGACAACAAGTTCGCCGCGCTCCACGGCGCGGTCTGGTCCGGCGGGTCGTTCGTCTACGTCCCCGAGGACGTGACCGTCGAGATGCCGGTACAGGCGTACTTCCGGATGAACTCCGAGGGGATGGGCCAGTTCGAACACACCCTCATCATCGCCGAGGAGGGTTCGGAAGTCCACTACATCGAGGGCTGTTCGGCACCGAAGTACGGCACCCACAACCTCCACTCGGGCGGCGTCGAGGTGTTCGTCGGCGAGGACGCCCACGTCCAGTACTCGACAGTGCAAAACTGGTCGAAGAACACGTTCAACCTCAACACCAAGCGTGCGCTCGTGGAGAAGGGCGGCCGGATGGAGTGGGTGTCGGGGTCGATGGGGTCGAAGGCGACGATGCTCTACCCCTGCTCGATTCTGAAGGGCCGAGGAGCCTCCGCGAACCACATCTCCATCGCGTTCGCGGGTGAGGGCCAAGACATCGACACCGGCGCGAAGGTCTACCACAACGCGCCCCACACCAAGTCCACCATCGAATCGAAGTCCATCTCGAAGGACGGCGGCCGGACCAACTACCGCGGACTGGTCCAGATTTCGGAGGGCGCGGAACACTCCTCGACCGCCGTCGAGTGCGACGCGCTGATGTTCGACAACGAATCGACCTCCGACACGATGCCGTACATGGAGATCGACGAGTCGAAGGTGGACGTGGCCCACGAGGCGACCGTCGGCAAAATCGGCGACGAAGACGTGTTCTACCTCCAGAGTCGGGGCTTGGACGACGACGACGCCAAGCAGATGATCGTCTCGGGCTTCATCGAACCGCTCACCGAGGAGTTGCCCATCGAGTACGCGGTGGAGCTGAACCGACTTATCGAGTTGGAGATGGAAGGCAGTTTAGGATAA
- a CDS encoding Sec-independent protein translocase subunit TatA/TatB: MIPLFGPVPGGMEMMVILLIAVLLFGANKIPKLARSTGEAMGEFKKGRQEIEEELQEAQSEVDPTTDTDTVSETDRARDTDTDTSEV, from the coding sequence ATGATTCCACTGTTCGGACCCGTGCCCGGCGGGATGGAGATGATGGTCATCCTCCTCATCGCCGTCCTGCTGTTCGGCGCGAACAAGATTCCCAAGCTGGCTCGTTCGACCGGCGAGGCGATGGGCGAGTTCAAGAAGGGACGCCAAGAGATCGAGGAAGAGCTTCAGGAAGCACAGAGCGAAGTTGACCCGACGACCGACACGGACACCGTCAGCGAGACGGACCGCGCCCGCGATACCGACACCGACACCTCCGAAGTGTAA
- a CDS encoding CPBP family intramembrane glutamic endopeptidase, whose protein sequence is METSTVDRTREESSKSRSLLVAAALGVGGYAVAIVVVGLAALAVTLAGVPLMERPALLLALSVVMGQGVAFGTFALGYLAYTDRGFGFVKARIPTVRDIAWAVGGTIALFAGLVAVSALFTVLGVQSASNTVTDFGEQDPRIFLLLVPLSFLFIGPGEELLYRGVVQGRLREAFGPWVAIGVASFVFAVIHVFSLQGAGKLAYLAILFVLSPILGAAYEWTDNIVVPSLIHGAFNAIQFYVAYLGATGGLPA, encoded by the coding sequence ATGGAAACGTCTACCGTAGACCGAACCCGCGAGGAGTCCTCGAAGTCCCGGTCGTTGCTCGTCGCGGCCGCGCTCGGGGTCGGCGGCTACGCCGTCGCCATCGTCGTCGTCGGTCTCGCCGCGCTCGCAGTGACGCTGGCGGGCGTCCCGCTGATGGAGCGGCCCGCGCTCTTGCTCGCGCTCTCGGTCGTGATGGGCCAAGGCGTCGCGTTCGGTACCTTCGCGCTCGGCTACCTCGCGTACACCGACCGCGGATTCGGCTTCGTGAAAGCTCGGATTCCGACGGTCAGGGACATCGCGTGGGCGGTCGGCGGGACGATAGCCCTCTTCGCCGGTCTCGTGGCGGTCTCGGCGCTGTTCACCGTCCTCGGCGTTCAGTCGGCGTCGAACACCGTCACGGACTTCGGCGAGCAGGACCCCCGAATCTTCCTCCTGCTCGTGCCCCTATCTTTCCTGTTCATCGGGCCGGGCGAGGAGTTACTGTATCGGGGCGTCGTGCAGGGTCGCCTCCGCGAGGCGTTCGGGCCGTGGGTCGCCATCGGCGTGGCGAGTTTCGTCTTCGCGGTCATCCACGTCTTCTCGCTCCAAGGGGCCGGAAAACTCGCGTATCTCGCCATCCTGTTCGTCCTCTCGCCGATTCTGGGCGCGGCCTACGAGTGGACCGACAACATCGTGGTCCCGTCGCTGATTCACGGCGCGTTCAACGCGATTCAGTTCTACGTCGCGTATCTCGGCGCGACCGGGGGACTCCCCGCCTAG
- a CDS encoding transcription initiation factor IIB, which produces MTGPIRQREREQEVETEKGDSENTQTCPECEAGSLVADAGGGELVCEDCGLVVEERNVDRGPEWRAFNHQERQSKSRVGAPTTNTMHDKGLTTTIDWKNKDAYGRSLSSEKRSQMHRLRKWQERIRTKDAGERNLQFALSELNRMSSALGVPRSVQEVSSVIYRRALKEDLIRGRSIEGVATAALYAACRKEGIPRSLEEVSEVSRVERKEIGRTYRYISQELSLGMEPVDPKKYVPRFCSELDLTEEVESKANEIIDVTAEKGLLSGKSPTGYAAAAIYAASLLCNEKKTQREVADVAQVTEVTIRNRYQEQIKAIGLYN; this is translated from the coding sequence ATGACCGGGCCAATCCGCCAGCGAGAGCGGGAGCAAGAGGTCGAGACCGAGAAGGGGGACTCCGAGAATACCCAGACGTGTCCGGAGTGCGAGGCCGGAAGTCTGGTCGCGGACGCTGGCGGAGGCGAGTTAGTCTGCGAGGACTGCGGACTCGTGGTCGAGGAGCGAAACGTCGATCGGGGGCCGGAGTGGCGCGCGTTCAACCACCAAGAGCGCCAGTCGAAGAGTCGCGTGGGGGCACCGACGACGAACACGATGCACGACAAAGGCCTGACGACCACCATCGACTGGAAGAACAAGGACGCCTACGGCCGGTCGCTCTCGTCGGAGAAGCGCAGTCAGATGCACCGCCTGCGCAAGTGGCAGGAGCGCATCCGGACCAAGGACGCGGGCGAGCGAAACCTCCAGTTCGCGTTGAGCGAACTCAACCGGATGTCCTCGGCGCTCGGGGTACCGAGGTCGGTACAGGAGGTCTCGTCGGTCATCTACCGGCGCGCGCTCAAGGAAGACCTGATTCGGGGGCGGTCAATCGAGGGCGTCGCCACCGCCGCGCTGTACGCGGCCTGCCGGAAGGAGGGAATTCCGCGAAGCCTCGAAGAAGTCTCGGAGGTCTCGCGGGTCGAACGCAAGGAAATCGGTCGGACGTATCGCTACATTTCTCAGGAACTCTCGCTCGGGATGGAGCCGGTGGACCCGAAGAAGTACGTGCCGCGGTTCTGCTCGGAACTCGATTTGACCGAGGAGGTAGAGAGCAAGGCCAACGAGATAATCGACGTGACCGCAGAGAAGGGCCTGCTGTCGGGCAAGTCGCCGACGGGGTACGCCGCCGCGGCCATCTACGCCGCCTCCCTGCTGTGCAACGAGAAGAAGACCCAGCGAGAGGTCGCGGACGTGGCGCAGGTGACGGAAGTCACCATCCGGAATCGGTACCAAGAGCAGATCAAGGCCATCGGACTTTACAACTGA
- a CDS encoding NAD(P)-dependent alcohol dehydrogenase — MQAFVMNGIGETGVAEKDRPEPGPNDAILKPTVALICTSDVHTVHGAIGERENLTLGHEAVGIVDEVGSEVERFSEGDRVVVGAITPEWGSAAAQDGHSSQSGGALGGWKFANEKDGVFAEYAHVNEADANLAHVPDGVTDEEAAYVCDMLSTGFAGAENAEIPMGGTVAVFAQGPVGLMATKGARLQGAGRVIAVESVPERQELAREYGADEIVDFEEVDPVERIHELTDGEGVDAAIEALGSEETLADCVAVTKPGGTISNVGYYGEGETVDIPREAWGVGMAEKDIVTDLCPGGNVRLGRLLRLIDAGRVDPTHMTTHEFDFENIGEAFELMASKEDGVVKPLVRF; from the coding sequence ATGCAGGCATTCGTCATGAACGGCATCGGCGAGACGGGAGTCGCCGAGAAGGACAGACCAGAACCGGGACCGAACGACGCTATCCTGAAACCGACAGTCGCACTCATCTGCACGTCGGACGTTCACACCGTCCACGGAGCCATCGGCGAGCGTGAGAACCTGACGCTCGGCCACGAGGCCGTGGGAATCGTAGACGAGGTGGGGTCGGAAGTCGAGCGATTCAGCGAGGGCGACCGGGTGGTCGTGGGAGCCATCACGCCCGAGTGGGGGTCGGCCGCCGCCCAAGACGGCCACTCCTCCCAGTCGGGCGGCGCGCTCGGCGGCTGGAAGTTCGCCAACGAGAAAGACGGCGTGTTCGCCGAGTACGCCCACGTCAACGAGGCCGACGCGAATCTGGCCCACGTTCCCGACGGCGTGACCGACGAGGAGGCCGCCTACGTCTGCGACATGCTGAGTACCGGCTTCGCGGGGGCCGAGAACGCCGAGATACCGATGGGCGGGACGGTGGCCGTCTTCGCGCAGGGGCCGGTCGGCCTGATGGCGACGAAGGGCGCGCGGTTGCAGGGGGCCGGACGGGTCATCGCCGTCGAGAGCGTCCCCGAGCGACAGGAGTTGGCCCGCGAGTACGGCGCGGACGAGATAGTCGATTTCGAGGAGGTGGACCCGGTGGAGCGAATTCACGAACTGACCGACGGCGAGGGAGTGGACGCCGCGATAGAGGCGCTCGGGAGCGAGGAGACGCTGGCCGACTGCGTGGCGGTCACCAAGCCCGGCGGCACTATCTCGAACGTCGGCTACTACGGCGAGGGCGAAACCGTGGACATCCCGCGCGAGGCGTGGGGCGTCGGGATGGCCGAGAAGGACATCGTGACCGACCTCTGTCCCGGCGGGAACGTCCGACTGGGCCGACTGCTTCGACTCATCGACGCCGGGCGCGTGGACCCGACGCACATGACGACTCACGAGTTCGACTTCGAGAACATCGGCGAGGCTTTCGAGTTGATGGCCTCCAAAGAGGACGGCGTGGTCAAACCGCTGGTGCGGTTCTGA
- a CDS encoding alpha-ketoacid dehydrogenase subunit beta, protein MTNDLRLVEAIRQALADELARDDSVLVYGEDVGVNGGVFRATRDLYDEFPEQVYDTPLAEAAILGLGVGLGAYGLTPVAEIQFASFAFQGFHQLHQHASRMRSRTRGALSVPMTVRMPYGGGIRALELHSESYEAGYAHVPGVKTVVPANPADAKGLLTSAIRDPDPVVFLEPTKRYRASREAVPEGEHTVPLGEAEVVREGSDVTVVAWGAMLAETREAVDDGDADAEVIDLRTVSPLDSETILESVRKTGRCVVVHEAPRTGGLAAEIIARINDDALYHLEAPVERVTGYDVPFPMFAREEAYRPDAERIRRGIERALSA, encoded by the coding sequence GTGACGAATGACCTCAGACTCGTGGAGGCGATTCGGCAGGCGCTCGCCGACGAGTTGGCCCGCGACGACTCCGTACTCGTCTACGGCGAGGACGTGGGCGTCAACGGCGGGGTGTTCCGCGCGACCCGCGACCTCTACGACGAGTTCCCCGAGCAGGTGTACGACACGCCCCTCGCGGAGGCCGCGATACTGGGCCTCGGGGTCGGACTCGGCGCGTACGGACTCACCCCGGTCGCCGAGATTCAGTTCGCCAGTTTCGCGTTTCAGGGCTTTCACCAGTTGCACCAGCACGCCTCGCGGATGCGGAGTCGGACCCGCGGCGCGCTCTCGGTGCCGATGACGGTGCGGATGCCCTACGGCGGCGGCATCCGGGCGCTCGAACTCCACTCCGAGAGCTACGAGGCCGGATACGCCCACGTTCCGGGGGTGAAGACCGTCGTGCCCGCGAATCCCGCCGACGCGAAGGGCCTGCTCACGTCGGCGATTCGGGACCCCGACCCGGTGGTCTTCCTCGAACCGACCAAGCGGTACCGGGCCTCCCGAGAGGCGGTTCCGGAGGGCGAACACACGGTTCCGCTCGGCGAGGCCGAAGTGGTGCGAGAGGGGTCGGACGTGACCGTCGTGGCGTGGGGCGCGATGCTCGCCGAGACCCGCGAGGCGGTGGATGACGGCGACGCGGACGCCGAGGTCATCGACCTGCGGACGGTCTCTCCGCTGGACTCCGAGACGATTCTCGAATCGGTCCGGAAGACCGGACGGTGCGTCGTCGTCCACGAGGCTCCTCGGACCGGTGGCCTCGCGGCCGAGATAATCGCCCGTATCAACGACGACGCGCTCTACCACCTCGAAGCGCCGGTCGAGCGCGTGACGGGCTACGACGTTCCCTTCCCGATGTTCGCCCGCGAGGAGGCCTACCGACCCGACGCCGAGCGCATCCGGCGGGGAATCGAGCGGGCGCTCTCGGCATGA
- the pdhA gene encoding pyruvate dehydrogenase (acetyl-transferring) E1 component subunit alpha, whose product MVRERVAEFSVEYVQALDEEGNADEAELPDVSDEQLLELYRLMRLSRRVDERAVALQRRGELGTYAPGIGQEAAQVGSATALKPEGWMVPSFREGAAFLTRGTPIHRLLWYSMGMEEGAEVSGANFPPSIPVGSQSLHAAGVGWGQEITGADEATLTYFGDGATSQGDVAEAMNVAGVLDAHCVFFCQNNQWAISVPRSGQSRAETLAQKAIAAGIEGVQVDGNDVLGVLAVTRDALESAREGDPVLIEAQTYRRSMHTTSDDPRAYRTEEEEAEWEARDPIARFETYLRDEGLLDDEREESIGEEIEELVADEIDRAKEGQEQVVPAEMFDYVFAEAPPELRRQKEEFERTGDDEPASAEGGLPGETEAGGGEVADRDE is encoded by the coding sequence GTGGTTCGGGAGCGAGTGGCCGAGTTTTCGGTCGAGTACGTGCAAGCACTGGACGAGGAGGGCAACGCCGACGAGGCGGAACTCCCCGACGTGAGCGACGAGCAACTGCTCGAACTCTACCGCCTGATGCGACTCTCGCGCCGAGTGGACGAGCGAGCGGTCGCGCTCCAGCGTCGCGGCGAGTTGGGGACTTACGCGCCCGGAATCGGGCAGGAGGCCGCGCAGGTCGGCTCCGCGACGGCGTTGAAACCCGAGGGGTGGATGGTGCCCTCGTTCCGCGAGGGCGCGGCCTTTCTCACGCGAGGGACGCCGATTCACCGCCTGCTGTGGTACTCGATGGGGATGGAGGAGGGCGCTGAGGTCTCGGGCGCGAACTTCCCGCCGTCCATCCCGGTCGGGTCCCAGTCGCTCCACGCCGCAGGCGTCGGGTGGGGCCAAGAGATAACCGGCGCGGACGAGGCGACCCTGACGTACTTCGGCGACGGCGCGACGAGTCAGGGCGACGTGGCGGAGGCGATGAACGTCGCGGGCGTGCTTGACGCCCACTGCGTCTTCTTCTGTCAGAACAACCAGTGGGCGATTTCGGTGCCAAGAAGCGGCCAGAGCAGGGCCGAGACGCTGGCACAGAAGGCCATCGCGGCGGGCATCGAGGGCGTGCAGGTGGACGGCAACGACGTGCTGGGCGTCCTCGCGGTGACGCGCGACGCGCTGGAGTCCGCCCGCGAGGGCGACCCCGTGCTGATAGAGGCCCAGACCTACCGGCGGTCGATGCACACGACCAGCGACGACCCGCGGGCCTACCGGACCGAGGAGGAAGAGGCCGAGTGGGAGGCCAGAGACCCCATCGCGCGCTTCGAGACGTACCTCCGGGACGAGGGTCTGCTGGACGACGAGCGCGAGGAGAGCATCGGCGAAGAGATAGAGGAGTTGGTCGCCGACGAAATCGACCGCGCGAAGGAGGGCCAAGAGCAGGTCGTGCCCGCGGAGATGTTCGACTACGTGTTCGCGGAGGCCCCGCCGGAACTCCGGCGGCAGAAGGAGGAGTTCGAGCGCACGGGGGACGACGAACCCGCGAGCGCCGAGGGCGGACTCCCCGGCGAGACGGAAGCCGGGGGCGGGGAGGTGGCGGACCGTGACGAATGA